From the genome of Chania multitudinisentens RB-25, one region includes:
- a CDS encoding sensor histidine kinase, with protein MKPSRSLFLFTFTTLLICAAIAYFGYRTLTHEALLRHYQNQRLAQSHTAQVSTFILDLLNQNAVRLSSIAAYIPLDSKALNALVAQESSIDALFVLEKNRLLFPNAQTALTEKQQAWVQAITPIVQDPSLLYSHYFTDEQTQPTSGWYLSRELGDPLLIYWQQRGNQVIGFKLSYVQLLSDVINTLAFDYTPNTVQVLDDGRLLYQSGDATLADGQKALDSQRLPYPLSAWQIDYYAKTLNGYTLYIWGGLLLLLLIALVGLAMLYLYREYTRQLRLAQQQVNFVGQVSHELKTPLTNITLYAEMLQELQAEDSTPLSPGQRYLEVILNESQRLSRLIQNILSFTKAPKVHLQPVALSPLLHKIYHAFIPAFSARQMELVLLIHSEIHLTTDVDRLTQIISNFLSNAEKYAAQGKRVELIAEQSASHVLIKVRDYGSGIAAKELKAIFQPFYRVKSSITEGVSGTGIGLTIAKQLAASLQGEISVTSGPTGSCFTLALPLATGPEAATAKEQHT; from the coding sequence ATGAAGCCGTCAAGAAGTCTGTTCCTCTTTACCTTTACCACGCTGCTGATTTGTGCAGCGATCGCCTATTTCGGTTATCGAACCCTGACCCATGAAGCCCTGTTGCGCCATTACCAGAACCAACGCCTGGCACAGAGTCATACTGCCCAGGTCAGTACTTTTATTCTGGATTTGCTAAATCAGAACGCCGTACGCCTCAGCTCCATCGCCGCCTATATCCCGTTAGACAGCAAAGCGCTCAATGCATTAGTCGCCCAAGAAAGCAGCATTGATGCGCTCTTTGTGCTAGAAAAAAACCGGCTGTTGTTCCCGAACGCCCAAACAGCGCTGACCGAGAAACAGCAAGCCTGGGTACAGGCTATCACTCCCATCGTGCAGGACCCAAGCCTGCTTTACAGCCACTACTTTACCGATGAACAAACCCAGCCGACCTCGGGTTGGTACCTCAGCCGTGAGTTGGGCGATCCATTACTGATTTACTGGCAGCAGCGCGGTAACCAGGTGATCGGCTTCAAGCTTTCCTACGTTCAGCTGTTGTCCGATGTGATAAACACGTTGGCGTTCGACTATACGCCAAACACGGTGCAAGTGTTGGATGATGGGCGCTTGCTTTATCAGAGTGGCGATGCGACGTTGGCCGACGGCCAAAAAGCGCTAGATTCTCAACGCCTGCCTTATCCGCTGAGCGCCTGGCAAATAGACTATTACGCCAAAACGCTCAACGGCTACACCCTCTATATCTGGGGCGGCCTGTTGCTATTGTTACTGATCGCTCTCGTCGGGCTGGCCATGCTGTACCTGTACCGGGAATATACCCGCCAACTGCGGCTCGCCCAACAGCAGGTCAACTTCGTTGGTCAGGTTTCCCACGAATTGAAAACGCCACTGACCAATATCACCCTGTATGCGGAGATGTTGCAGGAGTTGCAAGCGGAAGATAGTACGCCGCTTAGCCCAGGCCAACGTTATCTTGAAGTGATTCTTAATGAGAGCCAGCGCCTTTCACGGCTGATCCAGAATATCCTCAGCTTTACCAAAGCGCCGAAGGTTCATTTGCAACCGGTAGCCCTAAGCCCGCTGTTGCACAAGATTTACCACGCTTTTATCCCCGCCTTCAGCGCCAGGCAAATGGAACTGGTGCTGCTGATTCACAGCGAGATACATCTCACCACCGACGTGGACCGCCTGACGCAGATTATCAGCAATTTTCTCAGTAACGCTGAAAAATACGCAGCCCAAGGCAAACGGGTTGAACTGATCGCCGAGCAAAGCGCTAGCCATGTGCTGATCAAAGTCCGCGACTACGGTAGCGGCATCGCAGCGAAAGAATTGAAGGCCATCTTTCAGCCGTTTTATCGGGTGAAAAGCAGCATTACCGAAGGGGTTTCCGGCACAGGTATCGGTTTAACCATCGCTAAACAGTTGGCGGCCAGTCTGCAAGGGGAGATCTCTGTCACCAGTGGCCCAACCGGCAGTTGTTTCACTTTGGCGCTGCCGCTAGCCACTGGGCCAGAGGCCGCCACCGCTAAGGAGCAGCACACGTGA
- a CDS encoding vWA domain-containing protein, protein MVKIKQAATLLAFSLLPLFSLATAASPVVSVKSELSAPVMLVNSEDKNYLKISLTGFNLDSQRRSPINLALVIDRSTSMSGDRIEKAREAAILAVNMLNATDTLSVVAYDNRAEVIIPATKVSNKPALIASIQQHIHPQGMTALFAGVSKGIGQVDKHLNQEQVNRIILLSDGQANTGPTSISELADLARIAAKKGIAITTIGLGDDYNEDLMTTIAGYSDGNHAFVANSADLESAFTKEFQDVMSVVAQDVIVRIKTGDRVKPVRLLGRDGEISGNVVNVKLNQLYSNQEKYVLLEVIPDQGTDNQQKNLADVSVSYLNLSSKRQDRVNEQVTVSYSRSAAKVSDAVQQEVLAESEIQKTALANDEAIRLIDAGRKDEAKKVLESNASELSGLSFSSPVAEKKIRESTEKQRKLAEDIDSKEAATYRKELKEQNYSVKQQQK, encoded by the coding sequence ATCGTGAAAATAAAACAGGCAGCAACCCTATTGGCATTTTCTCTACTCCCGCTGTTCAGCCTGGCAACAGCGGCATCCCCCGTGGTCAGCGTGAAGTCGGAACTCTCAGCCCCGGTCATGCTGGTGAACAGTGAAGATAAAAACTATCTGAAGATCTCCCTGACCGGTTTCAATCTTGATAGCCAACGCCGCAGCCCCATCAACCTGGCGCTGGTGATCGACCGTTCCACCTCGATGAGCGGTGACCGTATCGAAAAAGCCAGAGAGGCGGCGATCTTAGCGGTGAATATGCTGAACGCCACGGATACGCTATCGGTAGTGGCTTACGATAACCGTGCCGAAGTGATCATTCCTGCCACTAAGGTCAGCAACAAACCCGCATTAATCGCCAGCATTCAGCAGCATATTCATCCACAGGGGATGACCGCGCTGTTTGCCGGTGTCAGCAAAGGCATTGGCCAGGTGGATAAACACCTGAATCAAGAGCAGGTAAACCGCATCATTTTGCTCTCTGACGGCCAGGCCAATACCGGCCCGACCTCAATCAGCGAACTTGCCGATCTGGCACGCATAGCGGCCAAGAAAGGCATTGCCATTACCACCATCGGGCTGGGTGATGACTATAACGAAGATCTAATGACCACCATCGCTGGCTACAGCGACGGTAACCATGCTTTTGTCGCCAATTCGGCTGACCTGGAAAGCGCTTTCACCAAAGAATTTCAGGACGTTATGTCGGTAGTGGCGCAGGATGTTATCGTGCGGATCAAGACTGGCGATCGGGTAAAACCGGTGCGCTTGCTTGGGCGCGATGGAGAAATCTCCGGCAATGTGGTTAACGTCAAACTGAATCAGTTGTACTCCAATCAGGAAAAATACGTTCTGCTAGAAGTGATCCCAGACCAAGGTACGGACAATCAGCAAAAGAACCTGGCTGACGTCAGCGTCAGCTACCTGAACCTCAGCAGCAAGCGGCAGGATCGTGTCAACGAGCAGGTGACCGTCAGCTACAGCCGTTCCGCGGCCAAGGTCAGCGATGCCGTGCAGCAGGAAGTGCTGGCGGAGTCAGAGATTCAGAAAACGGCGCTGGCCAATGACGAAGCGATCCGGCTCATTGATGCAGGCCGCAAAGATGAGGCCAAAAAAGTATTAGAATCCAACGCGAGCGAGCTGAGCGGCCTGTCCTTCTCCAGCCCGGTGGCAGAGAAAAAAATCAGAGAAAGCACGGAGAAACAGCGCAAGTTGGCAGAGGACATTGACAGTAAAGAAGCCGCCACCTACCGTAAGGAACTCAAAGAACAAAATTACAGCGTCAAGCAACAGCAGAAATAA
- the tadA gene encoding tRNA adenosine(34) deaminase TadA has translation MNVYNDDYWMRQALSLALRAQEEGEVPVGALLVLDNQVIGEGWNRPIGRHDPTAHAEIMALRQGGTVLQNYRLLNATLYVTLEPCVMCAGAMIHSRIRRLVYGATDEKTGAAGSLVDILRHPGMNHQVEIVSGVLAEECAATLSHFFQLRREQKRALKLAQRGGNEPQ, from the coding sequence ATGAATGTATATAACGACGACTATTGGATGAGGCAGGCATTAAGCTTGGCTCTGCGTGCGCAAGAAGAGGGTGAAGTTCCCGTGGGGGCGCTGCTGGTGCTGGATAATCAAGTGATCGGCGAAGGCTGGAATCGGCCGATTGGCCGCCACGATCCCACCGCTCATGCAGAAATCATGGCGCTGCGCCAAGGCGGTACGGTATTGCAGAACTACCGCCTGCTGAACGCAACGCTTTACGTCACGCTGGAGCCCTGTGTGATGTGCGCCGGGGCGATGATCCATAGCCGTATCCGTCGCCTGGTGTATGGGGCCACGGACGAAAAAACCGGCGCTGCCGGTTCGCTGGTGGATATTTTGCGTCATCCAGGCATGAATCATCAGGTGGAAATTGTTTCAGGAGTGTTGGCGGAAGAGTGTGCTGCAACGCTCAGTCACTTTTTCCAACTGCGCCGTGAGCAGAAAAGGGCGCTGAAATTGGCACAGCGCGGCGGAAACGAGCCGCAATAA
- the mltF gene encoding membrane-bound lytic murein transglycosylase MltF, with protein MKPIKTNYILIGVVTLLLALALWPNISWRGGLGNQLEAIKSRGELRVSTLNAPLTYVTTQQGPSGLDYELVKSFANYLGVKLAVTPHQNINDLFDDLHDGKADLLAAGLIYNPERLSRANTGPAYYSVSQQVVYRLGTSRPKTFADMQGKLAVASGSAQASALKQLKQNKYPNLSWEASSDLTAKELLEQVADGQLDYTLADSVTIALLQRIHPQLAVAFDVSDEEPVTWYLKRNGDSSLHAAMLDFYSQIVEDGTLARLEEKYLGHVGSFDYVDTKTFLSAIDTVLPNFRSLFEKHANEIDWQLLAAIAYQESHWNPLATSPTGVRGLMMLTRPTAEGLGVNDRLDPEESIQGGALYLQRLMAKVPESVPEDERIWFALAAYNMGWGHMLDVRKLTKSQQGNPDRWVDVKQRLPMLSQKRYYPSLTYGYARGHEAYNYVENIRRYHVSLVGYLQEKEKKAALEAKVSPEQVNGYPAVNARLALNF; from the coding sequence TTGAAACCTATAAAAACAAATTACATTCTAATCGGTGTTGTTACCTTGCTTCTGGCACTTGCACTGTGGCCGAACATTTCCTGGCGCGGTGGTTTGGGTAACCAACTCGAAGCGATCAAATCACGGGGAGAACTGCGCGTCAGTACGCTGAACGCGCCGTTAACCTATGTCACTACCCAGCAGGGGCCGAGTGGCCTTGACTATGAGTTAGTAAAAAGCTTCGCCAACTATCTGGGAGTAAAGCTGGCGGTGACCCCACATCAGAATATCAACGACTTGTTTGACGATCTGCATGATGGCAAAGCCGACCTGCTTGCCGCTGGCCTGATTTATAACCCGGAACGCCTTAGCCGTGCCAATACCGGTCCGGCCTACTACTCGGTTTCCCAACAGGTGGTCTACCGGCTTGGTACTTCACGGCCAAAAACCTTTGCAGATATGCAAGGCAAGCTGGCGGTCGCTTCGGGTTCAGCGCAGGCCAGCGCGCTGAAACAGCTTAAACAGAATAAATACCCGAACCTCAGTTGGGAGGCATCAAGCGATCTCACCGCCAAAGAACTGCTGGAACAGGTCGCTGATGGCCAGCTTGATTATACCCTTGCCGACTCTGTCACCATTGCCTTACTGCAACGAATTCATCCACAGTTGGCCGTCGCATTCGACGTCAGCGATGAAGAACCCGTCACCTGGTATTTGAAGCGCAACGGTGACAGCAGCCTGCATGCCGCCATGCTGGACTTCTACAGCCAAATAGTGGAAGACGGTACGCTGGCGCGTTTAGAAGAAAAGTACCTTGGTCATGTAGGCAGTTTTGATTATGTCGATACCAAAACTTTCCTGTCAGCCATTGACACGGTATTGCCCAATTTTCGTTCGCTGTTTGAAAAGCACGCCAATGAAATCGATTGGCAGTTACTGGCCGCGATTGCCTATCAGGAATCCCATTGGAATCCACTGGCAACCTCCCCCACCGGAGTACGCGGGCTGATGATGCTGACACGACCTACCGCTGAAGGCTTGGGAGTGAATGATCGGCTTGATCCGGAAGAAAGTATTCAGGGCGGTGCACTGTATCTGCAACGCCTGATGGCAAAAGTGCCGGAGAGCGTTCCGGAAGACGAGCGTATCTGGTTCGCGCTGGCGGCCTATAACATGGGCTGGGGGCATATGCTGGATGTGCGCAAACTGACCAAAAGCCAGCAGGGTAACCCCGACCGTTGGGTGGACGTAAAACAGCGCCTGCCGATGCTCAGCCAGAAACGCTATTATCCGTCACTCACCTACGGTTATGCACGTGGTCATGAAGCCTATAACTACGTGGAGAATATCCGCCGCTATCATGTCAGCCTGGTGGGGTATTTGCAGGAAAAAGAGAAGAAGGCAGCGCTGGAAGCAAAAGTATCCCCTGAACAGGTGAACGGTTATCCGGCTGTCAACGCCAGATTAGCCCTCAACTTCTGA